One part of the Ornithodoros turicata isolate Travis chromosome 2, ASM3712646v1, whole genome shotgun sequence genome encodes these proteins:
- the LOC135384926 gene encoding uncharacterized protein LOC135384926: MCNRQGIHNLEHLSVTDLECSWKGNKRNKTMYDEPTRLEDYCHVEQLPVLFLVRADKRTRIMSEIQELCPDSVLNVHRTRRRAKQVVGGASLTKQSSGWSAILSNAEAGTVMGALAEKQLSFTPSADTMQFYKDNIVITKDEAEKILRDTYKDKLIWMTQRRNRITGTTCYPLFTYSKRDWHQKVLSTLHSSFKGNSSTRYGNDNEEAARLRYEEVMQRKVITCGLVVSTKNPWLACSPDGVVMEAGSPCKLVEIKCPVKGKQVCATEVVASCNFLASDGENYKLKKRHTYYAQVQLGMAILNVCQCDFVVYAAFDNSVHVINVKFDYEFLWKMVSRLHNIYFEHVLSALCAQPVN; the protein is encoded by the exons ATGTGTAACAG GCAAGGGATACACAACCTTGAACACCTCAGTGTGACAGACTTGGAGTGTTCCTGGAAAGGAAACAAACGTAACAAAACTATGTATGATGAGCCGACAAGACTGGAGGACTACTGCCATGTTGAGCAGCTGCCAGTGCTATTTCTTGTTCGTGCTGACAAACGTACAAGAATAATGAGTGAGATTCAGGAGCTTTGCCCAGACTCTGTGCTCAACGTGCATCG AACAAGGAGACGAGCCAAACAAGTAGTCGG TGGTGCCAGCCTAACCAAACAGAGCAGCGGATGGTCGGCAATCTTGTCAAATGCGGAGGCTGGTACTGTGATGGGTGCTTTGGCCGAGAAACAGCTGTCATTCACACCTAGTGCTGACACCATGCAGTTCTACAAGGATAACATCGTTATCACAAAGGATGAAGCAGAAAAAATTCTACGTGACACCTACAAGGACAAGTTGATCTGGATGACTCAACGAAGGAACCGAATAACTG GTACAACATGCTACCCCTTGTTTACCTACAGCAAGAGGGACTGGCACCAGAAAGTTCTAAGCACATTGCATTCATCATTCAAAGGCAACAGTTCAACAAGATATGGCAATGACAACGAAGAAGCTGCAAGGCTGAGATATGAAGAGGTCATGCAAAGGAAGGTTATCACTTGTGGGCTAGTGGTGTCTACAAAAAATCCCTGGCTAGCTTGTTCTCCAGATGGAGTGGTAATGGAAGCAGGATCCCCATGTAAGCTTGTGGAAATTAAGTGCCCTGTGAAAGGGAAGCAAGTGTGTGCAACAGAAGTGGTGGCTAGCTGCAATTTCCTAGCAAGTGATGGTGAAAACTACAAACTGAAGAAAAGGCATACCTACTATGCACAAGTGCAACTGGGCATGGCCATCTTGAATGTATGCCAGTGTGACTTTGTAGTATATGCAGCTTTTGATAACTCTGTGCATGTCATTAACGTCAAATTTGATTACGAGTTTCTGTGGAAAATGGTGTCACGCTTACACAACATCTATTTTGAGCATGTGCTTTCAGCACTCTGTGCACAGCCTGTAAATTAG